The Streptomyces sp. NBC_00224 genome has a window encoding:
- a CDS encoding dihydrodipicolinate synthase family protein translates to MTTYESMRAALADVVAIPVTPFAEDGSIEHDTHRALLRRLLDHGVRTLTPNGNTGEFYALTPQERGTVVELTVSEAAGRAAIVVGVGHDVPTAIDAARHAREAGADMLMVHQPVHPYVAAGGWVDYHRAIAEAVPELGVVPYIRNTRLAGRHLAALGEVCPNVIGVKYAVPDAARFAAFARDAGLERFVWVAGLAEPYAPSYFSAGAIGFTSGLVNVAPKVSLSMLETLRSGDYPGAMRVWEQIRRFEELRAADSSANNVTVVKEALAVLGLCRRHVRPPSRPLDAAGRAEVAAIVEGWGI, encoded by the coding sequence ATGACGACGTACGAATCCATGCGCGCCGCCCTGGCCGATGTCGTGGCGATCCCGGTGACCCCGTTCGCCGAGGACGGCTCCATCGAGCACGACACCCACCGCGCCCTGCTGCGCAGGCTGCTCGACCACGGTGTACGGACGCTGACGCCGAACGGGAACACCGGAGAGTTCTACGCGCTGACTCCGCAAGAGCGCGGCACCGTCGTGGAGTTGACCGTCTCGGAGGCCGCGGGGCGAGCGGCGATCGTGGTCGGTGTCGGGCACGATGTGCCGACCGCCATCGACGCCGCCCGGCACGCACGGGAGGCGGGCGCCGACATGCTGATGGTCCATCAGCCCGTGCACCCCTACGTCGCGGCGGGCGGCTGGGTCGACTATCACCGCGCCATCGCCGAGGCCGTCCCGGAGCTGGGCGTCGTCCCGTACATCCGTAATACGCGCCTGGCGGGCAGGCACTTGGCCGCGCTGGGCGAGGTGTGCCCGAACGTGATCGGGGTGAAGTACGCGGTGCCGGACGCGGCGCGGTTCGCCGCTTTCGCCCGCGACGCCGGTCTGGAGCGCTTCGTGTGGGTGGCCGGTCTCGCCGAGCCGTACGCGCCCTCCTACTTCTCCGCCGGGGCGATCGGATTCACCTCCGGCCTGGTCAATGTCGCGCCCAAGGTTTCCCTGAGCATGCTCGAAACACTGCGGTCGGGCGACTATCCGGGCGCCATGCGGGTGTGGGAGCAGATCCGCCGTTTCGAGGAACTGCGCGCCGCCGACTCCTCCGCCAACAACGTGACGGTGGTCAAGGAGGCCCTGGCCGTGCTCGGTCTGTGCCGGCGCCACGTACGTCCCCCCAGCAGGCCGCTCGACGCGGCCGGGCGCGCGGAGGTCGCCGCCATCGTCGAGGGGTGGGGCATATGA
- a CDS encoding GntR family transcriptional regulator, whose amino-acid sequence MTSVPTPIPSRTQFVLEAVKHRILTGQLAPGQALVEVELATHYGVSKTPVREALKTLAGTGLVVMNQYKGVTVRMVDADMAREVYDVRLLLEPEALRRTVHSAADLDAARDALERADTAADTAERSLANREFHRALYLPCGNPLLARMLDEVRDQAALVSAVAWAADPSWEREATEHREILRLALAGDADGASRALHAHIASFVERAFPRPHGEDLAV is encoded by the coding sequence ATGACCTCTGTGCCCACACCCATCCCCTCCCGGACCCAGTTCGTGCTTGAGGCCGTCAAGCACCGCATTCTCACCGGCCAGTTGGCCCCAGGTCAGGCTCTCGTCGAGGTCGAACTCGCCACGCACTACGGGGTGTCCAAGACCCCCGTGCGCGAGGCGCTCAAGACACTGGCCGGCACCGGGCTCGTCGTGATGAACCAGTACAAGGGCGTCACGGTGCGCATGGTGGACGCGGACATGGCGCGCGAGGTGTACGACGTGCGGCTGCTCCTGGAACCCGAGGCGCTGCGCCGCACCGTCCACAGCGCCGCGGACCTGGACGCCGCGCGCGACGCGCTGGAGCGCGCCGACACCGCGGCGGACACCGCCGAACGCTCCCTGGCCAACCGGGAGTTCCACCGCGCGCTGTACCTCCCGTGCGGCAACCCGCTGCTCGCGCGCATGCTGGACGAGGTGCGCGACCAGGCCGCCCTGGTCTCCGCGGTCGCCTGGGCGGCCGATCCGTCGTGGGAGCGGGAGGCCACCGAGCACCGGGAGATCCTGCGGCTCGCTCTGGCCGGCGACGCGGACGGCGCCTCCCGTGCCCTGCACGCCCACATCGCGTCCTTCGTTGAGCGGGCCTTCCCCCGGCCCCACGGAGAGGACCTGGCGGTATGA
- a CDS encoding pectate lyase, whose protein sequence is MTSPAQTRAQTRTRQPRRAAGHRALAAGAAAFGLAATAILGGALTGTANAATAAAAAAWPTPTTSKPVPATIEVSGAYDGQMRRFYGSGDLGDGGQNENQSPLFQLKDGAVLSNVVIGAPGADGIHCLGTCTLKNVWWEDVGEDAATFKGKSSSAVYRVEGGGARKASDKVFQFNGAGTLTVTGGFQVADFGKLVRSCGNCSTQYKRKVVVDNVDTTAPGKALVGINSNYGDGATLRSVRIHGDSSKKIKPCVRYEGNNTGAEPKVLGSGPDGTYCRYSAADIIYN, encoded by the coding sequence ATGACTTCACCAGCACAAACCCGAGCACAGACCCGCACGCGGCAGCCCCGCCGGGCCGCCGGGCACCGCGCCCTCGCAGCGGGCGCCGCCGCGTTCGGCCTGGCCGCCACCGCGATCCTCGGGGGTGCGCTCACGGGTACGGCGAACGCGGCCACCGCCGCGGCCGCGGCCGCCTGGCCGACACCCACCACCAGCAAGCCCGTCCCGGCGACCATCGAGGTCTCGGGTGCGTACGACGGACAGATGCGGCGCTTCTACGGCAGCGGCGACCTCGGCGACGGCGGCCAGAACGAGAACCAGTCCCCGCTGTTCCAGCTGAAGGACGGGGCTGTCCTGTCCAACGTCGTCATCGGCGCGCCCGGCGCCGACGGCATCCACTGCCTGGGAACCTGCACGCTGAAGAACGTCTGGTGGGAGGACGTCGGCGAGGACGCCGCAACCTTCAAGGGCAAGTCGTCCTCGGCCGTCTACCGCGTGGAGGGCGGCGGTGCGAGGAAGGCGTCGGACAAGGTCTTCCAGTTCAACGGCGCCGGCACCCTGACCGTCACCGGCGGGTTCCAGGTCGCCGACTTCGGCAAGCTCGTACGCAGCTGCGGCAACTGCTCCACCCAGTACAAGCGCAAGGTGGTCGTCGACAACGTGGACACGACCGCGCCCGGCAAAGCTCTGGTGGGCATCAACAGCAACTACGGGGACGGTGCCACCCTGCGCAGTGTCCGCATCCACGGCGACAGCAGCAAGAAGATCAAGCCGTGCGTGCGCTACGAGGGCAACAACACGGGCGCCGAGCCCAAGGTGCTCGGCAGCGGCCCGGACGGCACATACTGCCGCTACTCCGCCGCCGACATCATCTACAACTGA
- a CDS encoding transglycosylase SLT domain-containing protein: protein MSKSVIRRIAASKKTLAGAVVALGAAGSMLATVPAQAAPSSAKAIAQQMIKDPAQFAAFNNIVSHESGWDHTATNSSSGAYGLVQALPASKMASAGADWKTNPATQIKWGLDYMNDRYGSPVGAWNFWQTHHWY, encoded by the coding sequence GTGTCGAAGTCCGTCATCCGCCGCATCGCCGCTTCGAAGAAGACCCTCGCGGGTGCCGTCGTCGCCCTCGGTGCCGCCGGTTCCATGCTCGCCACGGTTCCCGCCCAGGCGGCCCCGTCGAGCGCCAAGGCGATCGCCCAGCAGATGATCAAGGACCCGGCGCAGTTCGCGGCCTTCAACAACATCGTTTCCCATGAGAGTGGCTGGGACCACACCGCCACGAACTCCTCCTCGGGCGCCTATGGCCTGGTCCAGGCTCTGCCGGCCTCGAAGATGGCCTCGGCCGGTGCGGACTGGAAGACCAACCCGGCCACCCAGATCAAGTGGGGCCTGGACTACATGAACGACCGCTACGGCAGCCCCGTCGGCGCCTGGAACTTCTGGCAGACCCACCACTGGTACTAA
- a CDS encoding JmjC domain-containing protein, whose amino-acid sequence MPQEVPGLDDLGDALRVGLMRTPYVEMVREGAVVEAHEFCAERVVAGRVAQGFADPERVMRLLGEGATLLLPQLDQWNASVGVLTARLAHDLGRRVEAFCFATMAGRRGLDVHRDDADVLVVQVAGRKEWTVYGAPADGHWKPGPVPEPGEPVLRTVIGPGDVLYVPRGAPHTATGNEGLSVHIALTIREAGTARIRQTLATLLTTDPGDHAARPLTEDQLLDSVRDVLDAARKALDEVTPEELLARARGPLPDVPGAARRADWPTA is encoded by the coding sequence TTGCCTCAAGAGGTGCCGGGGCTCGACGACTTGGGGGACGCGCTGCGCGTCGGGCTGATGCGGACGCCGTACGTCGAGATGGTGCGTGAGGGCGCGGTCGTCGAAGCGCATGAGTTCTGCGCCGAGCGTGTTGTCGCCGGGCGGGTGGCGCAGGGGTTCGCCGACCCGGAGCGCGTCATGCGGCTCCTCGGCGAGGGGGCGACCCTCCTGCTGCCCCAACTCGACCAGTGGAACGCCTCGGTGGGGGTGCTGACCGCCCGGCTGGCGCACGATCTGGGGCGGCGGGTGGAGGCGTTCTGCTTCGCGACCATGGCCGGTCGGCGTGGGCTCGATGTGCACCGGGATGACGCCGACGTACTGGTGGTGCAGGTCGCGGGCCGCAAGGAGTGGACCGTGTACGGCGCCCCGGCCGATGGCCACTGGAAGCCAGGTCCGGTCCCGGAGCCGGGTGAGCCGGTGCTGCGGACCGTGATCGGCCCGGGTGATGTGCTGTACGTCCCGCGCGGCGCGCCGCACACCGCCACCGGCAACGAAGGGCTTTCCGTCCACATCGCGCTGACCATACGCGAGGCGGGCACGGCGCGGATCCGCCAGACGCTGGCCACGCTGCTGACCACGGATCCCGGAGACCATGCCGCGCGCCCGCTGACGGAGGATCAACTCCTGGACTCCGTACGGGATGTGCTCGATGCGGCGCGCAAGGCGCTCGACGAGGTGACCCCCGAGGAACTGCTGGCTCGGGCCCGCGGACCCCTGCCGGATGTCCCCGGCGCCGCGCGGCGGGCCGACTGGCCCACCGCGTAA
- a CDS encoding lantibiotic dehydratase translates to MGGQRRTQWDSQFTAIDPVLLRAPAQPLPERPDSPAGPTEADLARYVAEAALDPLLREAVELSSPSLARVLAADRPPTGDALRRAATAVGRYRLRMTTRPTPFGLLAGVGLARFGEAASVRWGGRHRAAVRPDLGWLAKVVKRLHQDPAVLPGLLLVADQQCVVRGSRLVLPYVPRDGDDTLEEVSVRHTPVVAEVLRNTASPVAFPELVAGVSEAFPTAPSDAVVNLVRTLVARGFLLTDLFPAPDSTDPLGHVRDRLPEDLSLRGELEGIRSELSRCEDLPAGGDGARLKALQVARERMTALCPSDHVLHVDLVLDADVVLPEAVREEFERAATALWRLSPPRTAPAHLRAYHRAFVERYGTERAVPVTELLDPADGLGPPDGYEHPAVPRPGADAEPRDGDLEDADRRRLLAELAAGALADLSPGAPLPEVVLDEALFARLAPPAPDGTAANRPPDAFELYAELTGSSAGRLDSGEFRIALSPVVGSDVAGATFGRFAAQLGGPELMARVSGAQAPTGEDGEPAPVHLEFTPARPRHANIARTPRWLGHRVVVSAFPDAAGPEALPLDDLVVHADLEGLSVRSRSLGRPVRVTAHHVLNQRTGAPNVARFLHEVGRLTGHRLWQPWDWGTAAANPALPRVRYGRTILAPASWRLTLPTAAYEEWCAALPEWRRRWGVPASVRLVTGDQRITLDLDLPWHQRLLYAHARTAETTLIQEETAAAGSGWLRSPEGAHTAELVVALRAKERPAPRPQMPPMAARRTPETVSLPGGDWLYARVDTPQARQDTVIEEWLPQLATALVDGIDRWFFIRYRDPEPHLRIRFHGESPARAAALLTVVRDWAAALRAAHLASGLRLETYDPELERYGGPEAMAAAERVFHADSLVALSAGAARGRPGPDRDLFSAVNTADIARHFLAGAGGPPADVWLPAAYPKSERDHRAFRENRAAVLRAIGPDRPAPAFSSPALALAWQRRAARLADHGALLAELRERDPDRMPPTPVAGSLIHMSHNRLIGIDPEAERRALALARGAFEAHHARRRAQEQR, encoded by the coding sequence ATGGGCGGACAGCGCAGGACTCAGTGGGACAGCCAGTTCACTGCCATCGATCCGGTGCTGCTGAGGGCTCCCGCCCAGCCCCTGCCCGAGCGCCCCGACAGCCCGGCCGGCCCCACCGAGGCCGACCTCGCGCGGTACGTCGCCGAAGCCGCACTCGACCCCTTGCTGCGCGAGGCGGTCGAGCTGTCCAGCCCCTCGCTGGCCCGCGTCCTGGCCGCCGACCGTCCCCCGACGGGTGATGCGCTGCGTCGGGCCGCGACCGCCGTCGGACGCTACCGGTTGCGTATGACCACCCGGCCCACCCCGTTCGGCCTGCTCGCCGGGGTCGGCCTCGCCCGCTTCGGTGAGGCCGCCTCTGTCCGCTGGGGCGGCCGCCACCGCGCCGCCGTGCGCCCGGACCTCGGCTGGCTGGCCAAGGTGGTGAAGCGCCTTCACCAAGACCCGGCGGTCCTGCCCGGTCTGCTTCTCGTCGCCGACCAGCAGTGCGTGGTACGCGGCTCCCGGCTCGTACTGCCCTATGTGCCCAGGGACGGTGATGACACCCTGGAGGAGGTGAGTGTCCGTCATACACCGGTCGTCGCCGAGGTGTTGCGCAACACCGCCTCGCCGGTCGCCTTTCCGGAACTGGTGGCGGGGGTGTCCGAGGCCTTCCCGACAGCACCCTCGGACGCCGTGGTGAACCTGGTGCGCACCCTGGTCGCCCGCGGTTTCCTGCTCACCGACCTGTTTCCCGCCCCGGACAGCACGGACCCCCTCGGCCATGTGCGGGACCGGCTGCCCGAAGACCTGTCCCTGCGCGGCGAACTGGAGGGCATACGCTCCGAGCTGTCGCGGTGCGAGGACCTTCCGGCGGGCGGCGACGGCGCCCGCCTCAAAGCCCTGCAAGTCGCCCGGGAACGCATGACCGCGCTGTGCCCCAGCGACCATGTGCTGCACGTCGACCTCGTACTGGACGCGGACGTGGTGCTGCCGGAGGCGGTGCGCGAGGAGTTCGAGCGCGCGGCCACCGCCCTGTGGCGGCTCTCCCCGCCCCGCACCGCCCCCGCCCATCTGCGCGCCTACCACCGGGCCTTCGTCGAGCGGTACGGCACGGAACGCGCCGTACCCGTGACCGAACTCCTCGATCCCGCCGATGGGTTGGGGCCACCGGACGGGTACGAGCACCCGGCCGTGCCCCGGCCCGGCGCCGACGCGGAACCGCGCGACGGCGACCTTGAGGACGCGGACCGCCGACGGCTCCTGGCCGAACTCGCCGCCGGGGCGCTCGCCGACCTGTCCCCGGGCGCACCGCTCCCCGAAGTGGTGCTCGACGAGGCGCTCTTCGCCCGCCTTGCCCCTCCCGCGCCGGACGGCACCGCCGCCAACCGCCCGCCGGACGCCTTCGAGCTGTACGCGGAGCTGACCGGGTCGTCCGCCGGGCGACTGGACTCCGGGGAGTTCAGGATCGCGCTCTCCCCGGTCGTCGGCAGCGACGTGGCCGGGGCCACGTTCGGCCGCTTCGCCGCGCAGTTGGGCGGTCCCGAGCTCATGGCGCGCGTCAGCGGCGCCCAAGCCCCGACCGGCGAGGACGGCGAGCCGGCGCCGGTGCACCTGGAGTTCACCCCTGCCCGGCCGCGCCACGCCAACATCGCCCGCACCCCGCGCTGGCTCGGCCACCGCGTCGTCGTCAGCGCGTTCCCGGACGCGGCGGGGCCCGAAGCGCTGCCGCTGGACGACCTGGTGGTCCACGCCGACCTGGAGGGGCTGAGCGTCCGCTCCCGCAGCCTCGGCCGCCCGGTGCGGGTGACCGCCCACCACGTGCTCAACCAGCGCACCGGCGCTCCCAACGTCGCCCGCTTCCTGCACGAGGTGGGCCGGCTGACCGGCCACCGGCTCTGGCAGCCCTGGGACTGGGGCACGGCCGCCGCCAACCCCGCGCTGCCCCGCGTACGGTACGGGCGCACGATCCTGGCACCGGCCTCCTGGCGGCTCACCCTGCCCACCGCCGCCTACGAGGAGTGGTGCGCCGCCCTGCCCGAATGGCGGCGGCGCTGGGGCGTACCGGCCTCCGTACGCCTCGTCACGGGCGACCAGCGGATCACGCTCGACCTCGACCTCCCCTGGCACCAGAGGCTGTTGTACGCCCATGCGCGCACCGCCGAGACCACACTGATCCAGGAGGAAACGGCGGCCGCCGGGTCCGGCTGGCTGCGGAGCCCCGAGGGGGCCCACACGGCCGAGCTGGTCGTCGCGCTCCGCGCGAAGGAACGGCCCGCGCCCCGGCCCCAGATGCCGCCCATGGCCGCCCGCCGCACGCCCGAGACGGTCTCACTGCCCGGGGGCGACTGGCTGTACGCCCGCGTGGACACCCCGCAAGCCCGGCAGGACACCGTCATCGAGGAGTGGCTGCCCCAGCTCGCCACGGCGCTTGTGGACGGCATCGACCGCTGGTTCTTCATCCGCTACCGCGACCCCGAGCCGCACTTGAGGATCCGCTTCCACGGCGAGTCGCCCGCGCGGGCGGCCGCCCTGCTCACCGTCGTGCGCGACTGGGCCGCCGCGCTCCGCGCCGCACACCTCGCCTCGGGGCTGCGCCTGGAGACGTACGACCCGGAGCTCGAACGCTACGGCGGCCCCGAGGCGATGGCCGCCGCCGAACGGGTCTTCCACGCCGACAGCCTGGTGGCCCTGTCCGCCGGAGCGGCACGCGGCCGGCCGGGCCCCGACCGCGACCTGTTCTCGGCGGTCAACACCGCGGACATCGCCCGGCACTTCCTGGCAGGCGCGGGCGGCCCGCCCGCCGACGTCTGGCTGCCCGCCGCCTACCCGAAGTCCGAGCGCGACCACCGCGCCTTCCGTGAGAACCGTGCCGCCGTGCTGCGGGCGATCGGCCCCGACCGACCCGCTCCCGCCTTCTCCTCGCCCGCCCTGGCCCTCGCCTGGCAGCGACGCGCCGCCCGACTCGCCGACCACGGCGCGCTGTTGGCCGAGCTGAGGGAACGCGACCCGGACCGGATGCCGCCCACGCCGGTGGCGGGCAGTCTCATCCATATGAGCCACAACCGGCTGATCGGCATCGACCCCGAAGCCGAGCGCCGCGCCCTTGCCCTCGCCCGGGGCGCCTTCGAGGCGCATCATGCCCGTCGACGCGCCCAGGAGCAGCGATGA
- a CDS encoding lanthionine synthetase C family protein, whose translation MTQSLSSPGLSVGAAREAVDDVAARLRSPEAVAASGARADSLAAGHPGVALLFTTLAADRGGDARTVAHGHLAAAIRADGGLHATGLYAGMAAVAFAARLAATGPAAYRSVLTTLTPRLADAAVERAWHLRTARAAGTGVAAHQYDAVSGVAGLARLLLALDPRGPALRHCLEALTDLAEPAATGHGTLPGWWSAAGPGRDVPSPDYPRGHLNLGLAHGIPGPLAVLALALEQGVRVPGQEEAVARLAGWLVQRRSEDAYGPYWAMTLRAEDELAGALPPSPATRAAWCYGSPGVARALFLAGRALGEPAWRRTAARSLHAVLARPAATRALEGAGLCHGTGGLLHIAALVAYDLADKELAARLPALAAEVRAGLDALEGPGFLEGAAGAALALHTYAERPDAGQLSWDAVLLTS comes from the coding sequence ATGACCCAGTCGCTTTCGTCCCCTGGCCTGTCGGTCGGCGCGGCCCGAGAGGCAGTCGACGACGTGGCCGCGCGGCTGCGCAGCCCCGAGGCGGTCGCCGCGTCCGGCGCCCGGGCCGACTCGCTCGCCGCCGGGCACCCGGGCGTCGCGCTGCTCTTCACCACACTGGCCGCCGACCGGGGCGGCGACGCCCGGACCGTCGCCCACGGCCATCTCGCCGCCGCGATACGCGCCGACGGCGGGTTGCACGCCACCGGGCTCTACGCGGGTATGGCGGCCGTCGCCTTCGCCGCGCGCCTCGCGGCCACCGGCCCCGCCGCCTACCGCTCGGTGCTCACCACTCTCACACCCCGTCTCGCGGACGCCGCGGTGGAGCGGGCATGGCACCTGCGCACCGCGCGGGCTGCCGGTACGGGTGTGGCGGCGCACCAGTACGACGCGGTGTCCGGGGTCGCGGGGCTCGCGCGGCTGCTGCTCGCCCTCGACCCGCGCGGGCCGGCGCTGCGCCACTGCCTCGAAGCCCTGACCGACCTCGCCGAACCGGCCGCCACCGGGCACGGCACCCTGCCGGGCTGGTGGTCGGCGGCCGGACCGGGCCGCGACGTCCCTTCCCCCGACTACCCGCGCGGCCACCTCAACCTGGGCCTGGCGCACGGGATTCCGGGCCCGCTGGCCGTCCTCGCCCTCGCCCTGGAACAAGGTGTCCGGGTGCCCGGCCAGGAGGAGGCCGTCGCACGGCTCGCCGGATGGCTGGTACAGCGTCGGAGCGAGGACGCGTACGGACCGTACTGGGCGATGACGCTGCGCGCGGAGGACGAGCTCGCGGGCGCCCTTCCGCCGTCCCCGGCCACCCGGGCCGCTTGGTGCTACGGGAGCCCCGGCGTGGCCCGGGCACTCTTCCTCGCGGGCCGGGCGCTGGGTGAACCCGCATGGCGGCGGACGGCCGCCCGCTCCCTGCACGCGGTACTCGCCCGGCCCGCCGCCACCCGGGCGCTGGAAGGGGCCGGGCTGTGCCACGGCACCGGCGGGCTGCTCCACATCGCCGCGCTCGTCGCGTACGACCTGGCGGACAAGGAGCTCGCCGCCCGCCTGCCCGCGCTCGCGGCCGAGGTCCGCGCGGGACTCGACGCCCTGGAGGGGCCCGGCTTCCTGGAGGGGGCGGCGGGTGCGGCCCTCGCCCTGCACACCTACGCCGAGCGGCCGGACGCCGGGCAACTGTCGTGGGACGCGGTGTTGCTGACGTCCTGA
- a CDS encoding response regulator transcription factor, producing MTVRASDPLSRAGLMSHLQHQPSIEMVDDTCGRAEPTARPGDRAVTVMLAERLDEPVPADLRRVVRGGEQRVVLVTRELRESDLLTVVECGVRSILWRHQATEQRLLRAVHSAARDEGELPSDLISRLLTQVGRLHRSESDLATGSGGPAPLLGMAPREVDVLRLVAEGLDTRQISAKLAYSERTVKNVLHALTTRLQLSNRAHAVAYALREGYI from the coding sequence GTGACCGTCCGCGCATCCGACCCGCTGAGCCGGGCCGGATTGATGAGTCATCTGCAGCACCAGCCGTCGATCGAGATGGTGGACGACACCTGCGGACGGGCTGAGCCGACCGCTCGGCCCGGCGACCGGGCCGTCACCGTGATGCTCGCCGAACGGCTCGACGAGCCGGTCCCGGCGGATCTGCGGCGGGTCGTGCGCGGCGGGGAACAGCGGGTGGTGCTGGTCACCCGCGAGCTGCGCGAGTCGGATCTGCTGACGGTGGTGGAGTGCGGGGTGCGCTCCATACTCTGGCGCCACCAGGCCACCGAGCAGCGGCTCCTGAGGGCTGTGCACAGCGCGGCGCGCGACGAGGGCGAGCTGCCGTCCGACCTGATCAGCAGGCTGTTGACCCAGGTGGGACGGCTGCACCGCTCTGAGTCGGACCTCGCGACCGGCTCGGGGGGTCCAGCACCCCTGCTCGGCATGGCGCCGCGCGAGGTGGATGTGCTGCGCCTGGTCGCGGAGGGCCTGGACACCCGGCAGATCTCCGCGAAGCTCGCGTACTCGGAGCGGACCGTCAAGAACGTCCTGCACGCGCTGACGACCCGGCTCCAGCTCAGCAACCGGGCGCATGCCGTCGCCTACGCGCTGCGCGAGGGCTACATCTAA
- a CDS encoding glycoside hydrolase family 19 protein: protein MPLRRIIATLASAASAIGLATLLPLASPAYAASCAAPYAASAVYTGGTTASYGGHNWSAKWWTQGETPSTGGSGVWADQGDCGGSTTPPTNPGGFVVSEAQFNQMFPNRNSFYTYAGLTAALSAYPSFANTGSDTGKKQEAAAFLANVSHETGGLVHIVEQNTANYPHYCDTTQPYGCPAGQAAYYGRGPIQLSWNFNYKAAGDALGIDLLHNPNLVQTDAAVAWKTGLWYWNTQNGPGTMTAHNAMVNGAGFGETIRSINGSLECNGKNPAQVQSRINAYQSFTSILGVPTGSNLSC, encoded by the coding sequence ATGCCCCTACGCCGGATCATCGCGACGCTGGCCTCGGCGGCCTCCGCCATCGGCCTCGCCACCCTCCTCCCGCTCGCCTCGCCCGCGTACGCGGCAAGCTGCGCCGCCCCGTACGCGGCCTCCGCCGTCTACACCGGAGGCACGACTGCCTCCTACGGCGGCCACAACTGGTCCGCCAAGTGGTGGACCCAGGGCGAGACGCCCAGCACCGGCGGCTCGGGCGTCTGGGCCGACCAGGGCGACTGCGGCGGCTCCACCACCCCGCCGACCAACCCCGGCGGATTCGTGGTCTCCGAGGCCCAGTTCAACCAGATGTTCCCGAACCGGAACTCCTTCTACACCTACGCGGGCCTGACCGCCGCACTCAGCGCCTACCCGAGCTTCGCCAACACCGGCAGCGACACGGGCAAGAAGCAGGAGGCCGCGGCCTTCCTCGCCAACGTCAGCCACGAGACCGGCGGACTGGTTCACATCGTCGAGCAGAACACCGCCAACTACCCGCACTACTGCGACACCACGCAGCCTTACGGTTGCCCGGCCGGCCAGGCCGCGTACTACGGGCGCGGCCCGATCCAGCTCAGCTGGAACTTCAACTACAAGGCGGCCGGCGACGCGCTCGGAATCGACCTCCTCCACAACCCCAACCTGGTGCAGACCGACGCGGCCGTGGCCTGGAAGACCGGCCTCTGGTATTGGAACACCCAGAACGGCCCCGGCACCATGACCGCGCACAACGCCATGGTCAACGGCGCGGGTTTCGGCGAGACGATCCGCAGCATCAACGGCTCCCTGGAGTGCAACGGCAAGAACCCGGCCCAGGTGCAGAGCCGGATCAACGCCTACCAGAGCTTCACCTCGATCCTGGGCGTCCCGACCGGCTCCAACCTGTCCTGCTGA
- a CDS encoding phosphatase PAP2 family protein → MTGRSAPAVLPPPLRAWLGLIAALATLVVVVLGVLYAGHSEPGRVDRWIVEPTADSVRPPWRRVALAMDFLGEPAGSAMLVVAAVTGCLLLRRPRAAVFIVVGVGVTVGTATLLKSLVGRTIHGDGNLSYPSGHTAFLTALALVVALLATGRLGLGRTAGTLLVLAAALVAGATMGWAEVALSAHYPTDAVGGWCTALAVVPATAWLIDRAADRLVDRMADAGRRERN, encoded by the coding sequence ATGACCGGTCGGTCGGCGCCCGCGGTGCTGCCCCCACCGCTGCGCGCGTGGCTCGGGCTGATCGCGGCGCTCGCCACGCTGGTGGTCGTCGTGCTCGGGGTCCTGTACGCCGGCCACAGCGAGCCCGGCAGGGTGGACAGGTGGATCGTTGAGCCGACGGCGGACAGCGTGCGGCCGCCGTGGCGGCGTGTCGCTCTGGCCATGGACTTCTTGGGGGAGCCCGCCGGGTCGGCGATGCTGGTCGTGGCCGCCGTGACGGGCTGCCTGTTGCTTCGGCGTCCTCGCGCGGCGGTGTTCATCGTTGTCGGCGTCGGCGTGACCGTGGGGACGGCGACACTGCTCAAGTCGCTGGTGGGACGCACCATCCACGGCGACGGCAACCTGTCCTATCCGAGCGGGCACACCGCCTTCCTCACCGCGCTCGCCCTCGTGGTGGCGCTGCTCGCGACCGGCCGACTCGGCCTCGGCAGGACGGCCGGCACGCTGCTCGTGCTCGCCGCAGCGCTGGTCGCGGGCGCCACGATGGGCTGGGCGGAGGTCGCCCTGAGCGCGCACTACCCGACCGACGCCGTGGGCGGCTGGTGCACCGCGCTGGCGGTGGTACCGGCGACCGCGTGGCTGATCGACCGGGCGGCCGACCGGCTGGTCGATCGGATGGCCGACGCCGGTCGGCGGGAGCGTAACTGA